One window from the genome of Molothrus ater isolate BHLD 08-10-18 breed brown headed cowbird chromosome 5, BPBGC_Mater_1.1, whole genome shotgun sequence encodes:
- the LUC7L2 gene encoding putative RNA-binding protein Luc7-like 2 isoform X3, with product MDLGECLKVHDLALRADYEIASKDQDFFFELDAMDHLQSFIADCDRRTEVAKKRLAETQEEISAEVAAKAERVHELNEEIGKLLAKVEQLGADGNVEESQKVMDEVEKARVKKREAEEVYRNSMPASSFQQQKLRVCEVCSAYLGLHDNDRRLADHFGGKLHLGFIEIREKLEELRRIVADKQEKRNQERLKRREEREREEREKLRRSRSHSKHAKRSRSRDRRRHRSRSASRERKRRTRSKSREKRHRHRSCSASRSRSRSHHRSRHSSRERSRERSSKKRSSKERSSRDKERSRDRDRTSRDKDRSSRERSPRDFKDKKRSYESANGRSEEPRSSEEREAGEI from the exons ATGGACCTTGGAGAATGCCTGAAAGTGCATGACCTGGCATTAAGGGCAGACTATGAAATAGCATCCAAAGATCAAGATTTCTTCTTTGAGCTTGAT GCAATGGACCACCTGCAGTCATTTATTGCAGACTGCGACCGGCGGACAGAAGTGGCTAAGAAAAGACTAGCAGAAACCCAGGAAGAGATCAGTGCTGAAGTTGCAGCTAAA GCTGAAAGAGTTCATGAATTGAATGAAGAAATTGGGAAACTGTTGGCCAAAGTAGAACAGCTCGGAGCTGATGGGAATGTGGAAGAATCTCAAAAAGTAATGGATGAAGTGGAGAAGGCTCGGgtaaagaaaagagaagcagaa gaAGTATACAGGAATTCTATGCCTGCCTCcagctttcagcagcagaagctaCGGGTTTGTGAAGTGTGCTCGGCTTATCTTGGTCTTCATGATAATGACCGACGACTTGCTGATCACTTTGGAGGAAAACTACATTTGGGATTTATTGAAATAAGAGAGAAGCTTGAGGAACTCAGG AGGATTGTGGCTGATAAACAGGAGAAACGAAATCAGGAACGTCTGAAACGtagagaggagagggaaagagaagaaagggagaaactAAGGAG gTCCAGATCCCACAGCAAGCATGCCAAAAG GTCTAGGTCCCGGGACCGCCGCAGACACCGCTCTCGCTCAGCCTCGCGGGAACGCAAGAGACGGACTCGATCCAAATCCCGTGAGAAACGGCACCGCCACAGGTCCTGCTCCGCCAGCCGCAGCCGGAGCCGCAGCCACCATAgaagcaggcacagctccagggagaggagCCGAGAGCGCAGCTCCAAAAAGAG ATCCTCTAAAGAAAGATCTTCCAGAGACAAAGAGCGTTCAAGAGATCGTGATCGAACATCCCGTGACAAAGACAGAAGCTCGAGGGAGAGGTCGCCGCGGGATTTCAAAGACAAGAAACGCTCGTACGAAAGCGCTAACGGCCGATCGGAAGAGCCGAGGAGCTCGGAGGAGCGTGAAGCAGGGGAGATATAA
- the LOC118698450 gene encoding cytoglobin-1-like, with amino-acid sequence MSLSEAEVQSARGAWEKIYVDAEDNGTAVLVRMFTEHPDTKSYFTHFKGMDSAEEMKQSDQVRGHGKKVFSAINDMVQHLDNSEAFLGIVTPLGKKHATQLKIDPKNFRIICDIILQLMEEKFGGDCKTSFEKVTNEICTHLNNIYKEEGW; translated from the exons ATGTCGCTTTCTGAAGCAGAGGTGCAAAGTGCTCGTGGTGCCTGGGAGAAGATATATGTGGATGCTGAGGACAATGGGACAGCTGTGCTGGTCAG GATGTTTACTGAGCACCCAGACACCAAGTCCTACTTCACACATTTCAAAGGCATGGACTCTGCTGAAGAGATGAAACAGTCAGATCAAGTCAGGGGCCATGGCAAGAAGGTTTTCAGTGCCATCAATGACATGGTGCAACACCTGGACAACTCTGAGGCTTTTCTTGGGATAGTGACCCCACTTGGCAAGAAACATGCCACCCAGCTGAAGATTGACCCCAAAAACTTTAGG ATTATCTGTGACATTATCTTACAACTGATGGAGGAGAAATTTGGCGGAGACTGCAAAACTTCCTTTGAGAAGGTCACCAATGAAATCTGTACCCACCTGAACAATATCTACAAAGAGGAGGGTTGGTGA